The DNA region ATACGTTTTTAAAGTTAGGATGTATGGGATAATTGTAGTACACCTTAATTGGTTTAACTTTATTTGGTTTATAGATATTATGTTCGGTATTGCATGCCTGGTGTTTTTAATTAAGACGCTGACTTCCTGGCTAAACTTCCCAATGATATATCTTCCAAATAGATTTCGCAGAAAACCGTCTATATTCATGTTTGATTGACCTTTAACCGCTAATTACGAATCTTCCAAGAATATTTCAAGAGTCCAAGGTTCGGTCTATAATTTTCCTGTTCTGTAATTAGATCACATGTTTTATAGTTCATGGAGATATGACTATACCACTATTCATAGAGACAACTAATGGCATCTCTCTCGATTTCCAGATGTTGAGTTACTAAGAGGATTCTCTCCACACTTCAATTCGTACTTCCACTACCAAAATATAATCTCCTGTTCTAATGTTCTAGGGTTTTTCGCGTTTTTTCAGGAGAAATCCGTATATCGATGTTTTTAAAATCTACGCTATTGGATTCAACGTCCAGGACTTCCTGACGTTTAATAACGATTTCTACTTCCAGCAGCCATTTTGGTTCAGCTACAAGTTCACTGTCAACTACCATGTTACGACTTCGCACCGACTGTTTTCTTTTACCTCACGAGTCGATCAGGAAGGTTTCATCCTTAAATCTCGTAACCATGCCAACACATAAGAACTTTTTAGGGAAGTTAAGGTGCTCAGGGTCTTACCGTCGGGCCGTATGATTCCACATATTCATGGATAATTCTATTTATTAGGAGTCTCACACTAGCGACAATGGGGAAGTCGTTACACCGTTCATGCAGGACGGAGATTACCCGACAAGGAATTTTGCTACCTTAGGACCGTTTACGATACAGCCGCCGTTTATCATTGATGCCGGGCAGATGTCAGTAACTTGAACTATTCATCGGAATTATCAGTGACTTGTGTTGTAACCTTACAGACGCTTCCAGAATATAACTTCTTATAAATGGTAGCGCCGGTTTCCCGGGTATCCAATCCAGTGCTCCATTCAAGGCATAGAGACTCAGCCTGTGTTCAACTTTGTAGGATATATAATATAGCTTTTGGTATCTCGTAATGTAGAACAATAATGGGTTGACCGTCAAATCCTTTTCATTAAAAGAGTGGACTAATGCCCAGCCAACACCATCCAATTTGATTGGGAATAATCTGTGTTACAATACTTTTTGATCCCAGGCTGGTAAAAAATGTAAACTTTTAGCCCAAAAGAATAGAAACAGATGCCAGGCCAAAAACCCAAAAATAGAGCTATGACGCTATCAATTTGACAAGGCAGATAAATTCTTTCATAGAACTTAACGTTTCATCCTCCATACATAAATAAAACGGTAGATAGGGAACAAACTGCCTCAAGACGTTCTTAACCCAGCTCACGCATCGCTTCTAACGGTGAACTCTCATTCCAATGGAACCTTGTTCAAGTTCAAATAGATTGGTAAGGTATAGCGTTTACTATCGAATGAAACAATGTATTCCACCGCTAGTGTTTGCTTCTAACATTCCACTTGCTTATAACTGTATGGACGTAACCTCCAGGCAAAGAAAATGACCGGTCAAAACGGAATCAGTTAACTATGGATAGCTGATACTAACAATTTATCATTACTCAAGTCAGCATAGTCTATATGAAGGTTTCTATGGAAACACACTTCCCTTCTCGCCATTTGATAGCGGTTAACCTTTCTTTTTCCTTACGTACTCTAGCTTTTAACACAATATTATTGTCTATACTAGATACTATAGTTGAAACAGGACATATACATATATTCATTATTCTGAATAGAAAAAGAACTCTATAAATAACCATACAATTTCAACAAAATGCCAGTATAATATTGTAATTTGATCAGTATGAGGTAATACAATATAAGATATACCATATAATGAATATGACCATTCACTATTAGTATCATACATTTCAACTATTCTTATAAAATATATTAATAATAATAATAAACCAACTATAACATGTGAAAAATGTAAACCTGTAACACAATAAAATAATGTACCAGATATAGCATCATTTATACAATATCCTAAATGTAAGTATTCAGTTGTTTGAAGTGATGCAAAACATTCTCCAAGTAAGTATATTATAAATACAATACTAGAAATTTCTAAACTCATTCCTTTTTCTATTAGAAATTGTAAACATGCTGTCATACATGATGCACT from Plasmodium vivax SaI-1 mitochondrion, complete genome includes:
- the cox3 gene encoding cytochrome oxidase subunit 3 translates to MLTAHKITVLINIFFIFSNYNNIKAHLVSYPSLTSLYGTSLKYFSVGILFTFNPIIFIIFVYSIRESFYSIFSSLVSGMLSIIISEAILFITYFWGILHFSLSPYPLYNEGIILTSSRMLILTITFILASASCMTACLQFLIEKGMSLEISSIVFIIYLLGECFASLQTTEYLHLGYCINDAISGTLFYCVTGLHFSHVIVGLLLLLIYFIRIVEMYDTNSEWSYSLYGISYIVLPHTDQITILYWHFVEIVWLFIEFFFYSE